In the genome of Xanthobacteraceae bacterium, one region contains:
- the dctP gene encoding TRAP transporter substrate-binding protein DctP, translating to MPTKKGSGAPVAGRRKFLKTAGLTGVAAAATIAMPQISRAQTQTWKYQSTWPTKDIFHEFAVDYANVVNNLSGGRLKLDVLAAGAVVPAFQLADAVHSGVLEAGHGVCAYWYGKHKAYSLFGTPPSFGWDANGFLAWFYNGGGEALYKELVNDTLKLNLTGYLYFPMPTQPLGWFKKEMKTGDDFKGMKYRTVGLSADVFKEMGAAVTILPGGEIVPAMDRGLLDSAEFNNPSSDILLGFPDVAKYFMLGSHHQQMEAFEVIFNKQKVEALPKELQQVLRYAAHASSSEQIYKAYDRYSTDLEAIKKRGVNVVKTPPAVLNAQLDAWTKVIAEQSKEPFFAKVIASQRAWVKKIYPYLSTNNLDSVALDAGFKKLAG from the coding sequence ATGCCGACCAAAAAAGGTTCGGGCGCGCCTGTAGCTGGCCGCCGGAAATTTCTGAAAACCGCCGGTCTGACCGGTGTCGCTGCGGCTGCGACGATCGCGATGCCGCAAATTTCGCGCGCGCAGACCCAGACCTGGAAATATCAGTCGACCTGGCCGACCAAGGACATCTTCCACGAGTTTGCTGTCGATTACGCAAACGTCGTGAACAACCTTTCGGGTGGCCGTCTGAAGCTCGACGTTCTCGCAGCGGGCGCTGTCGTTCCCGCCTTCCAACTCGCGGACGCGGTGCATTCGGGCGTTCTCGAAGCCGGCCACGGCGTTTGCGCCTACTGGTACGGCAAGCACAAGGCTTACTCGCTGTTCGGCACGCCGCCGTCTTTCGGCTGGGACGCGAACGGCTTCCTTGCCTGGTTCTACAACGGCGGTGGTGAAGCGCTCTACAAGGAGCTGGTCAACGACACGCTCAAGCTGAACCTCACCGGCTATCTCTATTTCCCGATGCCGACCCAGCCGCTTGGCTGGTTCAAGAAGGAAATGAAGACCGGCGACGACTTCAAGGGCATGAAATACCGCACCGTTGGTCTCTCGGCCGACGTGTTCAAGGAAATGGGCGCGGCTGTGACCATTCTTCCGGGCGGCGAAATCGTCCCGGCGATGGACCGTGGCCTGCTCGACTCCGCTGAGTTCAACAACCCGTCGTCCGACATCCTGCTCGGTTTCCCGGATGTTGCGAAGTACTTCATGCTCGGCAGCCATCACCAGCAGATGGAAGCCTTCGAAGTCATCTTCAACAAGCAGAAGGTTGAGGCGTTGCCGAAGGAACTGCAGCAGGTGCTGCGTTACGCGGCGCACGCTTCGTCTTCGGAGCAGATCTACAAGGCCTATGATCGCTACTCGACCGACCTCGAAGCCATCAAGAAGCGTGGTGTGAACGTCGTGAAGACGCCGCCTGCGGTTCTGAACGCGCAGCTCGATGCGTGGACGAAGGTGATCGCGGAGCAGTCGAAGGAGCCGTTCTTCGCGAAGGTAATCGCGTCTCAGCGCGCATGGGTCAAGAAGATCTATCCGTACCTGAGCACGAACAACCTCGACTCCGTCGCGCTCGACGCCGGCTTCAAAAAGCTCGCAGGCTAA
- a CDS encoding TRAP transporter small permease subunit, which translates to MLPIFGLKWIVVLAVTFCAAGGVAATLQTDSQHEVGLRVVDAISTFVGKTVGWAILLLTFITSYEVFMRYVLGAPTEWAFDASYILYGALFMLAGAYTLSRNSHVRGDFIYRAWPVRRQAGMDLALYVLFFFPGILALIYSGYSFAELAWIMKERSSASPNGPPVYHFKTLIPITGVLMLMQGIVEFMRCIIAVRDGKWPQRLHDVQELDQQMLQKAEQGEYQTIKDLEELGQRKGAV; encoded by the coding sequence ATGCTGCCGATTTTCGGTCTGAAGTGGATCGTCGTGCTCGCGGTTACCTTCTGCGCGGCAGGCGGTGTTGCCGCCACCTTGCAGACCGACTCGCAGCACGAAGTCGGGCTTCGCGTCGTCGACGCGATCAGCACGTTTGTCGGCAAGACGGTGGGTTGGGCGATTCTGCTGCTCACCTTCATCACGTCCTATGAAGTTTTCATGCGCTATGTGCTCGGCGCACCGACCGAATGGGCGTTCGATGCGAGCTACATTCTCTATGGCGCGCTGTTCATGCTGGCAGGCGCCTACACGCTTTCGCGCAACAGCCATGTGCGCGGCGACTTCATTTATCGCGCGTGGCCGGTGCGCCGTCAGGCGGGCATGGACCTCGCGCTTTATGTGCTCTTCTTCTTCCCCGGCATTCTCGCGCTCATTTACTCGGGCTATTCCTTCGCCGAGCTTGCCTGGATCATGAAGGAGCGTTCGTCGGCCAGTCCGAACGGGCCGCCGGTCTATCACTTCAAGACGTTGATCCCGATTACCGGGGTGCTGATGCTCATGCAGGGTATCGTCGAATTCATGCGCTGCATTATCGCGGTCCGTGACGGCAAGTGGCCACAGCGCCTGCACGACGTGCAGGAACTCGACCAGCAAATGCTCCAGAAGGCGGAGCAGGGCGAGTACCAGACCATTAAAGACCTCGAAGAACTCGGCCAGCGTAAGGGAGCCGTTTGA
- a CDS encoding pyroglutamyl-peptidase I, with the protein MSAVRPLRIAIAGFGPFPGVAKNPSAEIVRQLLRMQRFRNSGIRLSGAIFPTAYEAAEKELLTLLKSGPDAVVLFGVAGRRREVCIETTARNAVSVLAPDNARFVPAKRALMEKGSRTLPLRAPARRLLQAAKSAGVRARLSRDAGSYLCNASFYRALHETRAQEKPPLVVFIHIPMPRANRPPRRPRRRLRRLPALLPLFSALVRAAAAILAASISAARRR; encoded by the coding sequence ATGTCCGCAGTCCGCCCGTTGCGCATCGCAATCGCGGGCTTCGGGCCATTTCCGGGTGTGGCGAAAAATCCCTCCGCCGAAATCGTGCGGCAACTCTTGCGCATGCAGCGCTTCCGCAACTCCGGTATTCGCCTCTCCGGCGCGATTTTTCCGACTGCCTACGAAGCCGCCGAAAAGGAGCTTCTAACGCTTCTGAAATCAGGACCCGATGCCGTTGTCCTGTTCGGGGTTGCCGGACGCCGCCGCGAAGTGTGCATCGAGACGACCGCACGCAATGCAGTCTCGGTTCTCGCTCCCGATAATGCGAGGTTCGTTCCAGCCAAACGCGCCTTGATGGAGAAAGGTTCGCGGACGCTGCCGTTGCGCGCACCTGCGCGTCGGCTTTTGCAGGCGGCCAAATCCGCAGGCGTTCGCGCACGGCTTTCGCGCGATGCAGGCAGCTATCTCTGCAATGCTTCGTTCTACCGCGCGCTCCACGAAACCCGCGCGCAAGAAAAGCCTCCGCTGGTCGTATTCATTCATATCCCGATGCCGCGCGCGAACCGGCCGCCGCGAAGGCCGCGAAGGCGGTTACGGCGTCTACCGGCTCTCTTGCCGCTCTTCTCAGCACTGGTACGCGCGGCCGCCGCAATCCTCGCCGCCAGTATTTCCGCCGCCCGCCGCCGTTAA
- the meaB gene encoding methylmalonyl Co-A mutase-associated GTPase MeaB: MPKAPRISPDIAELARKLQAHDRAALARAITLVESKKTEHRAKAQELLRELLPETGKAIRIGISGVPGVGKSTSIDTLGSHLTAAGHRVAVLAVDPSSTKSGGSILGDKTRMQHLSADESAFIRPSPSAGTLGGVAARTRESMLLCEAAGYDVILVETVGIGQSEVAVASMTDVFLVLMLPGAGDELQGIKKGILEVADIIAVNKADGDNLPRARAAASALKAAIHIFSSDQNEAAPVLTYSALTGNGIGALWESVLAHRERQQKTGRLADKRRTQEIKWMWTLVEEHFQERIRSNARVRARIPALEKAVAEGKLPPQLAADELAKLIGLD; the protein is encoded by the coding sequence GAACTTGCCCGCAAGCTACAGGCGCATGACCGGGCGGCGCTGGCGCGTGCGATCACGCTGGTCGAATCGAAGAAAACCGAGCATCGCGCGAAAGCGCAGGAGCTTCTGCGCGAACTGCTCCCCGAAACGGGCAAGGCGATTCGCATCGGCATTTCCGGCGTACCCGGCGTCGGCAAATCGACTTCGATCGACACGCTCGGCTCGCATTTGACGGCGGCCGGTCATCGCGTCGCAGTGCTCGCAGTCGATCCTTCCTCAACGAAAAGCGGCGGCTCCATCCTCGGCGACAAGACGCGAATGCAGCATCTCTCCGCCGACGAAAGCGCTTTCATCCGGCCTTCGCCATCGGCGGGAACGCTCGGCGGCGTCGCCGCGCGCACGCGCGAGTCGATGCTTCTATGCGAGGCGGCAGGTTACGACGTCATACTCGTCGAGACGGTCGGAATCGGCCAGTCGGAAGTCGCGGTCGCAAGCATGACCGATGTGTTTCTGGTGCTGATGCTGCCGGGCGCGGGCGACGAATTGCAGGGCATCAAGAAAGGCATTCTGGAAGTCGCGGACATCATCGCCGTCAACAAGGCGGACGGCGACAACCTTCCCCGCGCGCGCGCGGCGGCCAGCGCGCTCAAGGCTGCGATCCATATTTTCTCATCGGACCAGAACGAAGCCGCGCCGGTGCTCACCTATTCTGCGCTGACCGGCAACGGCATCGGCGCATTGTGGGAGAGCGTGCTCGCTCACCGCGAGCGCCAGCAGAAAACCGGGCGGCTCGCGGATAAGCGCCGCACGCAGGAAATCAAGTGGATGTGGACGCTGGTGGAAGAACATTTCCAGGAGCGCATCCGTTCGAATGCGAGGGTACGCGCGCGCATCCCGGCGCTCGAAAAGGCAGTCGCAGAAGGAAAATTACCGCCGCAACTCGCCGCCGACGAACTGGCGAAGCTGATCGGCCTCGACTGA
- the mdoH gene encoding glucans biosynthesis glucosyltransferase MdoH, whose amino-acid sequence MSMNSSSAEAAKPALGVNHDAATATAAGIASTHTEEMTPTGTQSVRAIARRRMIYAALVTATLFGMAAWLVHILSYDGFGFLDAVLVACFLVYAPWIVTGFWNSVIGFFIMNFVKDPLPLIVPVIGKATDADPVFAKTAILMTVRNEDPARAFARLRVIKQSLDRTGQADKFDFFVLSDSNRPEVFPLEEAAAAAWAKDFPGPSKLVYRRRDHNEGYKAGNVRDFCERWGNEYELMIPLDADSIMTGETIVRMVRIHQANPRLGILQSLIVGMPSKSFFARVFQFGMRGGMRAYTSGYAWWHAECGPFWGHNTTIRIQPFRDYCKLPLLPGKPPFGGHILSHDHIESMMMRRAGFEVRVIPEEVGSFEETPPTLLDFEARDVRWANGNLQYTKLLNNMPGLQPTSWMQMLLAIQMFVGMGAVCLFAIVAAIGVALAPAGGQFPYWSAFFFYALFIALYISPRVLGVFDAALRSVKRYGGAFKLFASGAMDMVFTFLHAPLQMFAASYFMVAALFGRKTRWDGQQRDGYRVPWKAAMRTFWPHTLFGAAIFLFVLWFSPFAAIWFVPFVAGLILAAPFAVFSSLPWLGAWAERNHYCVMPEELDMPEEIRAVQAPAAA is encoded by the coding sequence ATGTCGATGAATTCCAGTTCCGCCGAAGCGGCCAAACCGGCCCTCGGCGTTAATCATGATGCGGCCACCGCCACGGCGGCCGGTATCGCTTCCACCCATACCGAAGAGATGACGCCGACCGGCACCCAGTCGGTCCGGGCAATTGCCCGGCGGCGCATGATCTACGCCGCGCTCGTCACCGCGACGCTGTTCGGCATGGCCGCGTGGCTCGTGCACATTCTTTCCTATGATGGCTTCGGCTTCCTCGATGCCGTTCTGGTCGCGTGCTTCCTCGTCTACGCGCCGTGGATCGTCACCGGCTTCTGGAATTCGGTGATCGGCTTCTTCATCATGAATTTCGTGAAGGATCCGCTGCCCTTGATCGTTCCGGTCATCGGCAAGGCGACCGACGCGGACCCGGTATTCGCGAAGACCGCGATCCTGATGACGGTTCGCAACGAAGACCCGGCCCGTGCATTTGCCCGGCTTCGTGTCATCAAGCAGAGCCTCGACCGCACCGGGCAGGCCGACAAGTTCGACTTCTTCGTGCTCTCCGATTCGAACCGCCCGGAAGTCTTCCCGCTGGAAGAGGCGGCCGCTGCCGCATGGGCCAAGGATTTCCCCGGCCCGTCGAAGCTGGTCTATCGCCGCCGCGATCACAACGAAGGCTACAAGGCCGGTAACGTCCGCGACTTCTGCGAGCGCTGGGGCAACGAATACGAGCTGATGATTCCGCTCGATGCGGATTCGATCATGACCGGCGAAACCATCGTCCGCATGGTCCGTATCCATCAGGCCAATCCGCGCCTCGGTATTCTCCAGAGCCTCATCGTCGGCATGCCGTCGAAGAGTTTCTTCGCGCGCGTGTTCCAGTTCGGCATGCGCGGCGGCATGCGCGCCTACACTTCAGGCTATGCCTGGTGGCATGCGGAGTGCGGGCCGTTCTGGGGTCACAACACCACGATCCGCATTCAGCCGTTCCGTGACTACTGCAAGCTGCCGCTGCTTCCCGGCAAGCCGCCGTTCGGCGGGCACATCCTCTCGCACGATCACATCGAGTCGATGATGATGCGCCGTGCCGGATTTGAGGTGCGCGTGATTCCGGAAGAGGTCGGCTCGTTCGAGGAAACTCCGCCGACGCTGCTCGACTTCGAGGCGCGCGACGTACGCTGGGCGAACGGCAACCTTCAGTACACGAAGTTGCTGAACAACATGCCGGGCCTGCAGCCGACGAGCTGGATGCAGATGTTGCTTGCGATCCAGATGTTCGTCGGCATGGGCGCGGTTTGCCTGTTCGCGATCGTCGCCGCAATCGGTGTCGCGCTCGCGCCCGCGGGCGGACAGTTCCCGTACTGGTCGGCGTTCTTCTTCTATGCGCTGTTCATCGCTCTTTATATTTCTCCGCGAGTGCTCGGCGTGTTCGACGCCGCACTTCGCTCGGTGAAACGCTATGGCGGCGCGTTCAAGCTGTTCGCCAGCGGCGCGATGGACATGGTCTTCACCTTCCTGCACGCACCGTTGCAGATGTTCGCAGCCAGCTACTTCATGGTCGCGGCGCTGTTCGGCCGCAAAACCCGCTGGGATGGCCAGCAGCGCGACGGCTATCGCGTCCCGTGGAAGGCGGCGATGCGCACCTTCTGGCCGCATACGCTGTTCGGTGCCGCGATCTTCCTGTTCGTGCTCTGGTTCTCCCCGTTCGCGGCGATCTGGTTCGTGCCGTTCGTGGCGGGACTGATCCTCGCCGCACCCTTCGCGGTGTTCAGCTCGCTGCCGTGGCTCGGTGCTTGGGCGGAGCGCAACCACTATTGCGTGATGCCGGAAGAACTGGACATGCCGGAAGAAATCCGCGCGGTGCAGGCCCCGGCTGCTGCGTAA
- a CDS encoding TIGR03808 family TAT-translocated repetitive protein: protein MDFDRRMVLAGLTAAGTFAPLNSQASASPQALGGLGADVTKLGVAANASHDQSRALQDAINAAAGARIPLVFPPGVYRAGDLMLPAGAHLVGVPGASRIVLGYGASLFASSRADQITLTGLVFDGASKPLPERRGLITIRQARDFTMRDCAMIGVSGTALVLENVSGEISNSTFTGPTKAAIFSLDATGLVIRNNVIRSAGNNGIMIWRSEKGDDGTIVSGNRIEDIYARDGGSGQNGNGISLFRAGNVIVSDNRIRNCTFSAVRGNAASNMQVRGNTVSSLGEVAIYSEFDFEGSVIANNVVDGAALGVSITNFKEGGRLAVCQGNLIRNLVVRGKPFVDQEARGIGIAVEADTVVSGNVVEKAPVAGIWLGWKEWLRDVAVTGNLVRNSRIGIAVQVSKGAGAALIADNMISGTSHGAIVGMDGLLRVSEDLQRENPSRYAQLTLNGNRVQ from the coding sequence ATGGATTTCGACCGCCGCATGGTACTGGCCGGACTGACCGCAGCGGGCACCTTCGCTCCGCTGAACTCGCAGGCTAGCGCCTCGCCGCAGGCACTCGGCGGTCTCGGTGCGGACGTCACCAAGCTGGGGGTCGCGGCCAATGCTTCGCACGACCAGTCGCGCGCCTTGCAGGACGCCATCAACGCCGCGGCGGGTGCGCGTATTCCGCTCGTATTCCCGCCCGGCGTTTATCGCGCGGGCGACCTGATGCTCCCGGCGGGCGCGCACCTCGTGGGCGTGCCAGGCGCTTCCAGAATCGTGCTCGGTTACGGCGCATCGCTATTCGCAAGTTCGCGCGCCGACCAGATCACCCTCACCGGCCTCGTATTCGACGGCGCGTCGAAGCCGCTGCCGGAGCGGCGCGGACTAATCACCATCCGGCAGGCCCGCGACTTCACCATGCGCGATTGCGCCATGATCGGTGTCAGCGGCACCGCGCTGGTGCTGGAGAATGTTTCCGGCGAGATCAGCAACAGCACCTTCACCGGGCCTACCAAGGCCGCGATCTTCTCGCTGGACGCCACCGGCCTCGTGATCCGCAACAACGTCATCCGCAGCGCAGGCAATAACGGCATCATGATCTGGCGCTCGGAAAAGGGCGACGACGGCACCATTGTCAGCGGCAACCGCATCGAGGACATCTATGCGCGCGACGGCGGCAGCGGCCAGAACGGCAACGGCATCAGCCTGTTCCGCGCAGGCAACGTCATTGTCAGCGACAACCGGATCCGTAACTGCACCTTCAGCGCCGTGCGCGGCAACGCCGCGTCCAACATGCAGGTGCGCGGCAATACGGTGAGTTCGCTCGGCGAAGTCGCGATCTATTCGGAGTTCGATTTCGAAGGCTCGGTGATCGCCAACAACGTCGTAGACGGCGCGGCACTCGGCGTTTCGATCACGAACTTCAAGGAAGGCGGGCGGCTCGCGGTGTGTCAGGGAAACCTGATCCGCAACCTCGTGGTGCGCGGCAAGCCGTTCGTCGATCAGGAGGCGCGCGGCATCGGCATCGCCGTGGAAGCCGATACCGTCGTTTCCGGCAACGTGGTCGAGAAAGCGCCGGTCGCGGGCATCTGGCTCGGCTGGAAGGAATGGCTGCGCGATGTCGCGGTCACCGGCAACCTCGTTCGTAATTCGCGCATCGGAATCGCGGTGCAGGTATCGAAGGGCGCTGGCGCTGCGCTGATCGCCGACAACATGATCAGCGGCACGTCGCATGGCGCGATCGTCGGCATGGACGGCCTGCTGCGCGTATCGGAAGACTTGCAGCGCGAAAACCCGTCGCGCTACGCGCAACTCACCCTGAACGGCAACCGCGTCCAGTAA
- the pcaH gene encoding protocatechuate 3,4-dioxygenase subunit beta, with protein sequence MADVIPYRREDKSAQPPSYYPPYASTVLRAPKQPLVILPHTLSEVTGPVYGHGKVLPVDSDLTRQHAGEPLGERIIVSGRVLDENGRAVPHTLVEIWQANSTGRYVHQGDQHPAPLDPNFTGAGRAVTDAEGRYSFTTIKPGAYPWRNHPNAWRPAHIHFSMFGPSFINRLVTQMYFPGDPLIPYDPVYNGIPDEKARERMVSRFDLNTTVPEWALGFQFDIVLRGRNATPMEH encoded by the coding sequence ATGGCCGATGTGATTCCGTATCGTCGCGAGGACAAGAGCGCGCAGCCGCCCTCGTATTATCCGCCCTATGCCTCGACCGTGCTGCGCGCGCCGAAGCAGCCGTTGGTCATTCTTCCGCACACGCTCTCCGAAGTAACCGGGCCGGTCTATGGACACGGCAAAGTGTTGCCGGTGGATTCCGATCTCACCCGGCAACACGCGGGCGAACCGCTTGGCGAACGCATCATCGTTTCCGGTCGTGTACTGGACGAAAACGGCCGTGCGGTTCCGCACACCCTAGTGGAAATCTGGCAGGCGAATTCGACCGGACGTTATGTGCATCAAGGCGATCAGCACCCTGCGCCGCTGGACCCGAACTTCACCGGTGCGGGCCGCGCGGTGACGGACGCGGAAGGCCGTTACTCGTTCACGACGATCAAGCCCGGCGCTTATCCTTGGCGCAATCATCCGAATGCATGGCGTCCCGCGCACATCCATTTCTCGATGTTTGGCCCGAGCTTCATCAATCGGCTTGTGACGCAGATGTACTTTCCGGGCGACCCGTTGATTCCGTACGATCCGGTTTACAACGGCATTCCCGACGAGAAGGCGCGCGAGCGGATGGTGAGCCGTTTCGATCTGAACACCACCGTTCCGGAATGGGCGCTCGGTTTCCAGTTCGATATCGTGCTGCGCGGACGCAACGCGACACCGATGGAGCATTGA
- a CDS encoding amidase, with amino-acid sequence MSEHLFELTAVEAADKIAAGDISAEQYTAACIERYDAAEPKVQAFAHFDREHALNQARALDEYRANGNALGPLHGVPVGIKDCIDTSDYPTENGSALFANRRPYRDATVVAKLRAAGAVIFGKTVTTEFAFYHPGKTRNPHDFERTPGGSSSGSAAAVAAGMLPLALGTQTNGSVIRPAAYCGVFGMKPSHGLISRAGILSHSRALDHVGGFARSLGDLALLLDVIAGHDEADPDTKPYALPNFTAGAAETPPVTPRIAYVRTPAWDRADATTAQAFEQLVESLGETVQRVELHAPVYGPAWDDLRAIMSVDMAHHHSKIVRRGGETASKTLRDFLAEGRRVSAVRYLEALSQSRQYTAGLSDFFEYYDAVLTPSAAGVAPKGLENTGDPAFCSLWTLTGLPAISLPLLEGEGGLPLGVQLVGPAGRDGRLLRTAKWLLARLSEDQEAEIAS; translated from the coding sequence TTGAGCGAACATCTCTTTGAACTGACTGCGGTGGAAGCGGCGGATAAGATCGCCGCCGGAGATATTTCCGCAGAGCAATACACCGCAGCCTGCATCGAACGCTACGATGCGGCCGAACCGAAGGTGCAGGCTTTCGCGCATTTCGACCGTGAACATGCGTTGAACCAGGCGCGCGCGCTCGACGAATACCGGGCGAACGGCAATGCGCTGGGTCCGCTCCACGGTGTCCCGGTCGGCATCAAGGATTGCATCGACACTTCCGATTATCCGACCGAGAACGGCTCCGCGCTGTTCGCGAACCGCCGCCCGTATCGCGACGCGACCGTGGTCGCGAAGCTTCGCGCGGCTGGAGCGGTCATTTTCGGCAAGACCGTCACCACCGAATTCGCCTTCTATCATCCCGGCAAGACCCGTAATCCGCACGATTTCGAACGCACGCCCGGCGGTTCGTCTTCCGGCTCCGCGGCCGCGGTTGCGGCCGGAATGCTTCCGCTCGCGCTCGGCACGCAGACCAACGGCTCGGTCATTCGGCCGGCCGCTTATTGCGGCGTGTTCGGCATGAAGCCGAGCCACGGCCTGATTTCGCGCGCCGGTATCCTGAGCCATTCGCGCGCACTCGATCACGTCGGCGGCTTCGCGCGTTCGCTGGGCGACCTCGCGCTTCTGCTCGATGTCATCGCGGGGCACGACGAAGCTGACCCCGATACCAAGCCTTATGCCTTGCCGAATTTCACCGCCGGCGCGGCAGAGACGCCGCCCGTGACGCCGCGGATTGCTTACGTTCGCACGCCCGCGTGGGATCGCGCCGATGCGACCACGGCACAGGCTTTCGAGCAACTGGTCGAGTCCCTCGGCGAAACCGTGCAGCGCGTGGAGCTGCATGCGCCGGTTTACGGCCCGGCGTGGGACGACCTGCGCGCGATTATGTCGGTCGACATGGCGCATCATCATTCGAAGATCGTGCGGCGGGGCGGCGAAACCGCGAGCAAGACGTTGCGCGATTTTCTGGCCGAAGGCCGCCGGGTTTCGGCGGTGCGTTATCTCGAAGCGCTGTCGCAGTCGCGGCAATACACAGCCGGGCTTTCGGACTTCTTCGAATACTACGACGCGGTTCTCACGCCTTCAGCCGCCGGTGTCGCGCCGAAAGGGCTGGAGAATACCGGCGATCCCGCGTTCTGCTCGCTCTGGACCCTGACAGGTTTGCCCGCGATCTCGTTGCCGCTTCTCGAAGGCGAGGGCGGCCTGCCGCTGGGCGTGCAGCTCGTGGGTCCGGCGGGCCGCGATGGCCGCTTGCTGCGTACGGCCAAGTGGTTGCTGGCGCGGCTCAGCGAAGATCAGGAAGCCGAAATCGCGTCCTGA
- a CDS encoding FkbM family methyltransferase: MFEWLTTGRAILRSLRIYYGDRPRHHAMDAIYRRFLKEGDIAYDIGSHVGDRVASFLRVGAKVVAAEPQPPLARVLQFFYGRNPRVTLVRAAVGAKEGTLELKLNTRNPTVATASDDFIKSADGAPGWEGQRWDRIISVPVTTLDKLIEAHGKPAFVKIDVEGFEDEVLAGLTQPLPALSLEFTTIQRDVALRAIKRLAGMATYSFNAALGESQQFAHANAISADAMAGWIEALPAEANSGDIYACLDAGALASNPSS; this comes from the coding sequence ATGTTCGAATGGCTGACAACGGGGCGGGCGATTCTTCGCTCGCTCCGTATCTATTACGGCGACCGTCCGCGCCATCATGCGATGGATGCGATCTACCGCCGCTTCCTGAAAGAAGGCGACATCGCCTACGACATCGGCTCCCATGTTGGCGACCGCGTCGCGTCTTTCCTGCGTGTCGGCGCGAAGGTCGTCGCCGCGGAGCCGCAGCCGCCGCTCGCGCGCGTGCTGCAATTTTTCTACGGGCGTAATCCGAGGGTGACGCTGGTGCGCGCCGCGGTCGGCGCGAAGGAAGGCACGCTCGAATTGAAACTCAATACCCGCAACCCGACCGTCGCCACTGCTTCCGACGATTTCATCAAGTCTGCGGACGGCGCGCCGGGCTGGGAAGGGCAGCGCTGGGACAGAATCATTTCCGTTCCGGTCACCACGCTCGACAAGCTGATCGAGGCGCACGGCAAGCCGGCCTTCGTGAAGATCGATGTCGAGGGTTTCGAGGACGAGGTGCTGGCCGGTCTGACGCAGCCGTTGCCCGCGCTGTCGTTGGAATTCACCACGATCCAGCGCGACGTCGCTTTGCGCGCGATCAAACGCCTCGCGGGCATGGCCACCTATTCTTTCAATGCCGCGCTGGGAGAGAGCCAGCAATTCGCACACGCGAACGCAATCTCGGCGGATGCGATGGCGGGATGGATCGAGGCATTACCGGCGGAGGCCAACTCCGGCGATATTTACGCTTGCCTTGATGCCGGAGCGCTCGCCAGCAATCCTTCAAGCTGA
- the pcaG gene encoding protocatechuate 3,4-dioxygenase subunit alpha, with amino-acid sequence MGARFPVRYRAARTQRDTDGALSLSKTKFGQTPSQTVGPFFHFGLPYEGGENLVEGNALGERIIVEGRVLDGDGMPVPDAMIEIWQANAAGKYDHPEDTQDKAADPAFHGFGRCATDKNGVFRFYTVKPGAVPGPGNSLQAPHLVTMVFARGMLKQLLTRIYFDDEAHNANDPVLGLVPEQRRTTLIARKTNSSVYSLDIVLQGERETVFFDY; translated from the coding sequence ATGGGCGCTCGGTTTCCAGTTCGATATCGTGCTGCGCGGACGCAACGCGACACCGATGGAGCATTGAGTTTGAGCAAGACGAAGTTTGGCCAGACGCCGTCGCAGACCGTCGGACCATTTTTCCATTTCGGTTTGCCGTATGAAGGCGGCGAGAATCTTGTCGAAGGGAATGCGCTCGGCGAGCGCATCATTGTCGAAGGCCGCGTACTGGACGGCGATGGCATGCCGGTTCCCGATGCGATGATCGAAATCTGGCAGGCGAACGCTGCCGGAAAATACGATCATCCCGAAGACACGCAGGACAAGGCCGCCGATCCGGCATTTCATGGCTTCGGCCGCTGCGCGACCGACAAGAACGGCGTGTTCCGTTTTTACACGGTGAAGCCGGGAGCGGTGCCCGGACCCGGCAACTCGCTACAGGCTCCGCACCTCGTCACGATGGTGTTCGCGCGTGGGATGCTCAAACAACTTCTCACGCGGATTTATTTCGATGACGAAGCGCACAATGCGAACGATCCAGTACTTGGATTGGTTCCAGAGCAGCGGCGCACGACATTGATTGCGCGTAAAACTAATTCTTCGGTTTATTCGCTCGACATCGTGCTGCAAGGCGAACGCGAGACCGTATTCTTCGATTATTAG